One Acaryochloris sp. CCMEE 5410 genomic window, GGTTCCGATATAGCTTCAACTCGAAGCTGAACCTGCCAGTTGTCGTAGAAATTATATTCGTACACAAAGCGCTCACGGACTCTCAGGCCCAGGTCAAAGAGCCTAACCTCATGAGCATCCCCAGAAAACCAAAGGCCACCGGGTCGATAAATACCGTAATCCTTCGCGTGAATCTTGAAGCAGTGTAGATATTCGTCACTCCAATCAAACGCGATCTGAAGTATGTAATGGAGCTGTGCAAGCGTCGTATCTCCTGGAATTAGAAGCCGTCGCCAGATCATGGGGCTGATGTCAGCAATGACAGCCTTAAGCTGAAATAGGGCCGTAGTTGACGTGGCAGTCATAGCCTTGAGGAAGTGTTCTGGGGATCAATCCGCACGATAAGATAGCCTCAAAAAGTGAAGGTTATGAGACAGCATGATAAGTGTGTCTCAATTCATGTCTTATTATGCAATTATCGAAGAGTCTTAGACATTATGAAACGTTAAGGTGAGTCATCATGGCTGTTGTTGGCTATGCGCGTGTCAGCTCAGTAGGGCAGAGTCTCGATGTCCAACTTGAAAAGCTCAAGCATTGTGACAAAATCTTCAAGGAAAAACGTAGCGGTGTATCTAACAAGAGACCAAGGCTGAAAGCTTGCCTTGAATATGTTAGAGAAGGCGATACACTTGTCGTCACTCGCTTAGACCGATTAGCACGTTCTACACTCCACCTCTGTCAGCTGGCCGAACAATTGGACAAGAAGCGAGTCAACCTTCAGGTGATTGACCAGAGCATCGATACAGGGGATGCAACCGGACGGCTGTTATTTAATATGCTGGGAGCGATCTCACAGTTTGAAACGGAAATACGCGCTGAACGACAAATGGATGGAATTCAAAATGCGAAAGCTCGTGGGGTGAGGTTTGGTCGAAAAAAACAGCTGACTCAGGCTCAATGTTCTGAGCTACGTCGTAAAAGGGCGGATGGTGTCCTAATCAAAACTTTAATGGAAGAGTATAACCTCTCAAAAGCAAGTGTGTATCGATACCTCGGCCAGGAATAGTATGTTCCGGTAGACCTCAGGATCCCTGCTTGATATAGTTTCCCCCGGTTTTGATCACTCTCCAAGTTGATAAATTAGAGTCAGGAGAACGGGACGCGATCATGCAGACATTGACGAGTTGGGAAGAAAAGGGCCTTATTCGTGGCAGGCAAGAGGGAGAAGCCACCATAGTCCTCCAGCAACTTGATTACAAATTTGGGAAATTACCCCCTGAAGTTGAAGCTCAGATCCAATCCCTAGCAATTCATCAGATTGAAGCACTCTGTAAAGCGCTATTGGACTTTGGCGAAATAGATGATTTAATCGCTTGGTTAGAAAATCTGGAAAATCCCTAAACCTCTGAAAAATTGTGCTGAGGTTTGAGCGATGGCTCGACACATTGACCACAAGTGCTTGAAGTGCGTTGACTACTTCAGGGCAGAAGCTAAAGCGGATTCATGGACCGTAAGGGGATGGCTGCTGACAGGATAATACCTGTGACAGCAAACGCTCTCACTACCGAAATCAAAAACAGAACAATGCCAAGCGCAAGGGAAACTACGCTGATCAGAAATCGGAAGCAACACCAGTTGAGACTACTGAAACCTTCTCAATTCCCGTCCAAACCCCACCTGTGGCACTGCTCTACCTGTACAAGGAGCATCCCAAGGATACCCACCACCATGCCCTGGCTGTGAGTGTCTGGCAAGGCAGTAAGAAGTTAGCGGAAATTGAGGCTGTCCACTGCATGGGCATGACCAATACCCAGGTACGTCATTATCTAAATAATGTGCTGAAGGTACTGCGCGATCGCTTTGGTATCACGGAATATGAGCCACCGATCCGCATGGAGCCAACCGAGTGTGAAATACCGGAATGTCCGCTGAAGGATAAGCGCCATGTTCACTCAGCTTGAGCTAGATTTTGCCAACACCTTGACCTCTGCACTGGATGAGCCTGAACGAGAAGATATTTCTTGGATGTGAGTTTCATTGGAGCGTATAACGTCAATTGGACCTCAACAGCTAAGAGAGAAAGGATCTTCTCTTTAGAAAGCTTTTTGCCACCCTATTGTCAAAAGCCAATCGGTTTCAAGTTGCGGTCCATCTAAGGATTGGTACACAGGAAGCGCAAATTCTATCCCTAGTCTGTGACCAGCAAGGACTCCCTTATCCACCAAAAAGTTAAGCCCCAAACCAACATCTAGGCGAATGCCTCCTCTGAGATTGGGATCTGCCGTTGGAATCAAGGCTGGATTTAATCGAGGATCAGCCCCTGTGATATTGCCCCAGGTGTTGCCATTTAGACGCACAGAGGTGCTGAACCAATTATTCCAACGTCGGGCTCCCCATCCGGTAACGTTGAAACGATTGCCTAAGCGATAGCTATTCCCATTGGTCCCTAATCGGATGGTTCCCAGGGCTTGACCACCCCAAGACCAATTATCCGACTGCCCTAAATAAGTGATTCCTGGCAATAAATCAAACGTCCCCGAGCCAAGCTGCATGGGATAAGGCAAAACTTGATTAGGGCCTGCAGGTGTGTCATCTCTTTGGTTGGTTGAACCTGTGGGAAAACTGATGCCAGCATTCAAATGAAGCCGTTGTCGATCTTGGTCCAGGATTTTGTATAGACCCATCAGTCGGATATCGCCAAAGCCATCCGACTGAGTGGTAAAGTTGACTCCCATGCGAGTCACATGATCCATACTTTTGAAAATGTATGGTGCCATCACACTGACAGTCAGTTCATCGGTTGGTGCATACATGACTCCCAACATGTGCATGTCCATTGTCATTTCTGTTGGGGTAACTGGAAACTGCTCTAGCACTTGAGCAGGTGATAGGTCTGTTGTGCCATCACGATTACCAGCCATATCCATGCGCATGAAACGATAGGAAAACATGACTTCGCCAGCATCGTGAGTATGGTCTCCCATTACACCAATCGGGGCATGACCATCGGGACGACCTGAACGCCAGAGGTCGCTTCTGCTCTTGTTCTCCGTATCTGAAGGCTCTTCCAGATTGGATGGGTCTCCATCTGTTTCCTTTAGCTCAGCGCCTTCAGTCGATTCAGTTGTAGGACGGTCTGCTACCAAGTGAGACTGCAAATTAGCTGTAGTGATTTTCTGCCAGTCTTCAGTATTATCAACAGATACAGTACTTAGGCGATCAATGACCGTAATATCATTCGTTGTTCTATCAACTTCAGAAGGGGAAGAGTTGACTAAGGGAAATAATGAAGAAATACCTATCAGAGTCTGTTCGTTAGGTTCGGTATTGCCACTGTCAGCATGGCAAGGATTAGTCCCTATCAACATAGCCAGACCCATGCTGACCCAACAAAGAGAGGTTTGAAAGGGAAAAGAGCATTGATGGACTTTCAAAGTAGATTTTTATTCTTGCTAGAGGTTTAAGCGATCATTCTGATGAAATCTTGAAAGGGAGTCAAAAGACAGTTTGTCAAACTTGATAGAAATTGACGGAGTTAAATCTTGAGGATGACCTACCCTTTAAGGCGAATTAAAGTAGGCATTTTAAGCTCAATCATTATCCAACCTTAGAACTTGATTCTTGTGGTAGGATTCAGAAACAATTTTATAGATTCGGTTCTAACGGGGAACAGCCGTTAGAGGAAACGGGGAAAGTCCGGTGTAAATCCGGCGCTGTCCCGCAGCTGTGATGAGGCTTTGTCCTCAGAGTCAGAACGCCCGCCGAGTGATTACTCACTTTCACAACATCTGCGAGGTATAGATGATGAATGATTCAGCTTTAATTAAGTCACGGTTGCATTGTCATTGGAGCATCACTACATAGCTTTGGTGATGATAAGGGACCAGAAATTAAGTGGCTTTCTACCAAGTACGACCATTCTTTAAAACGCCTGGGTGGATTCGGTAGAGGTAACTGCACGACAACAGAGTGTGCTCCTCACTTGACATTCCCCCAATCCCCTAATGCGTAAACGCTGGATCGTTGGGTTTCTTAGAAGCCTTGTCGGTTGAGTTTTATAAGCAACTCCATAGGGTTATAGGTCCCAAAGTTACTAAAACCCTTCGCTTCATAAATAAATTAATTCTTAGGACAACACAATCATGACCATAAAGACCATGACCCTGGGCTATGCCCGCATGGGTAGGCATCGGGAAGTGAAGAAAGCTCTGGAAGCTTATTGGCGCGGTGATGTAGATACCAACAGCCTACACACTAACGAACGCGACATCGAGGCAGGAATTGCCAATCTGCCCATGCAGCAAATCTGGGTGAATCCTGACTGTGGTTTGAAAACACGCCGCTGGAAAGAAGTCATGCCGTCACTCAAAAACATGGTGGCGGCCCAACAGTTACGGGAGGAGATCAATGCGACCCCCCACTAGCGTCTGGCAGGGCTATTCAGGCTACTGGCAGTCAGCCTTTATTCGAGAATATTTACTCCCCATCGGCCATGCTGCCTGGCAAGGATACCTGACCCAGTGGCGGGGACTAGTGTCTTGTGATGTGGACGTTGTTGATGTCTCTACTCTGGACTGGCATATCGATCCGGTGGAATACGGCATCCAATACATTCCCAAGGCTGAGATGCAACGCTATCTGGAACCCCATAACCTGGACATGGATTTTGTCCATCGTTTGATGGAGGCGGCTATGACCTATCAACCAGGACAAGATATTCTTGTCGCCATCCTTGGTAATGGGCAGGTGGATATCAATTGGTTGCAGAACTTAGCGATTTCCCCACCCGATTGCTATCACGAAATGCGTAGCCGCCACTCAGAATTCGCTCTAGGACTCAGCTCTGGCGGGAGGTGCAAGGATGGCTGTTGAATCCAGAACCACTTGGCTTCAAGCCTTTGTCGCTACCAACATACTGACGCTGGGATATAACGCTTGGTATGGTTTTCTGGCGGGTGAGCGAGGAGTCGTAGTATGCAATATCTGTAATCCTTCGTGACGGTGGCGTCTTGTCCAACTGCTGACCCCACTCCTAGATATCCCAATAGTTTTGGCATTTGAAAGTCCCACGCCATAAAACATAGTTCATAAGCGATGAATTCTACAGACAAGTGTCTTGATATAAAATTTACGCTGTATTTAGTGCCATCCCAGAAGTGTATTGACGCTCAACATCAGGCCTAAACATAACGTAACAAAGGCGCTGAGGACAAGTAAGCGGTGACGCAGCGTCTGCAAAAATGGCAAGGGCGGTAACTGCTCGAACCATCGCGAGTATAGACCGTAGCCAGTCCTAAAGCAGAGAGTACGGACACCAATTTCAGACTAAAGCTGCTGACCAGCAGCAAGCCCAACGTAGTTTGTTGAAGAGCGATCGCCGAGAGCAGCAGCACTAAGGCAGAAGGACAGGGAATCA contains:
- a CDS encoding plasmid pRiA4b ORF-3 family protein; protein product: MTATSTTALFQLKAVIADISPMIWRRLLIPGDTTLAQLHYILQIAFDWSDEYLHCFKIHAKDYGIYRPGGLWFSGDAHEVRLFDLGLRVRERFVYEYNFYDNWQVQLRVEAISEPVSGESYPKCTAGKRCGPIEDCGGPIAFQKLRGEFSDFYIACEIAQMLDSGEINKSKSELRWLRYWLNFEKLDFAKLNGRLQQSPLDEDPAFREQIIYFD
- a CDS encoding recombinase family protein, yielding MAVVGYARVSSVGQSLDVQLEKLKHCDKIFKEKRSGVSNKRPRLKACLEYVREGDTLVVTRLDRLARSTLHLCQLAEQLDKKRVNLQVIDQSIDTGDATGRLLFNMLGAISQFETEIRAERQMDGIQNAKARGVRFGRKKQLTQAQCSELRRKRADGVLIKTLMEEYNLSKASVYRYLGQE
- a CDS encoding DUF4351 domain-containing protein, with translation MQTLTSWEEKGLIRGRQEGEATIVLQQLDYKFGKLPPEVEAQIQSLAIHQIEALCKALLDFGEIDDLIAWLENLENP